The Aspergillus nidulans FGSC A4 chromosome VIII genome contains the following window.
ACTGAATTTTCGAGTATGTTTTCTACTGGTGTGGTCGTTTTCAGATGGTTGCTGACGATGCCAGTTACGACGATTCTGGTTATAGGCTCGGAACGGTTGTACAGTCTTATGATGAAAAGCTACGATAATAAGCCATCGTCAAGTGCATCTTCTGCGGCATCAGATGAGCGTATCTCGGTAGTGAAGCTCTCAAAATCCGGTGGGTGCGTTGATCGTGACGCTGCGTTTATGAAGGCAGTGCGCGAGTCCCAGATTCGAACATACTTCTTCGGCAACCCGGTCCCTACCACGGCTTCATCGGCATTGTCtatatcctcctcttcaacaacaaATGTTACACTATCGCCACACGCACAGCAGCTAGACTTTGACGCTATAGCCCTCTACAACTACACCACCTCGTCGGCAGAGGAGGACCAaaacgacgaggacgactaTGATCCCGCCCAATTGACGACGGACTCCTTCCTCCCGGGAAACAACGAGGCAGAGAGCGCATCCTCTCTTCCCGGCCTCAATTCGGCAGCCAATGCCAgcgccgctgccgccgctggcgCACTCGTGCCGCTGAAAAAGGTCCCGGGCCCTGCGCCCTCTGCACTGGCCAACACTCTTCTTGCTATTACGCATGCCTCTCCCACCAGCAGCCCATCTGAGATCCGGGACGCGAGCACCATGGGGTTCCTTTACGTCGCTGACGTCGATAGCGAACGTGGGAAGATCAGGGTCCTTGCGCCGGTGGGGGGCCGGGTTCCCTCACGAGCGATCATCTGGGGTAAGAAATGGCCGGCGGAAGTTGTAGGGCTGGTAGGGTAGATAATCATAAAATAATGATACAAACTGCTCAATACATAGGATATTGTCGTCGTTATGGTCGGAAATCCCGGTTCAGCAAGCAACCTACGTAACTTCTTACGACGCCAACCAAATCTAAATTAACGCATGCCAATGAAGTGTCAgaaagatgaagatgggcgCGGCCACTCCACAGCTTCCAGTCCCAAACCGGTTTAAAGCTGCTTGGGACCCAGTTTTAGGCTCAGGGGTGCAGAAACTCAGAAGAGACCATGAGGGTCAAGATCGCCGCGATAGAACAATAACCTGATCCACCTTTTGCTTGCAATTGAGCATTAATGCTTGTCCTCGTTGTCTCCTTCCCACTCGAGCCCGAGTATCCTCAAATGGATTCGGAACCTCCACCATGACCCTTTTCCGtccctctctttccctcttACATCACTCCTCACCTATTTTCATAcatctctccctcccctAAACTCCCAACTTCCAATCTAAAGCAGAGGCCGCACGGGATATAGAGACATAGGGGAAGAGAGTCTAGAAAGAGAATGTTCTGCTACCGCTCTTACCGCCACTCCCGCCGAAAACGCCAACGCCTCCTAACCCTCGCCCTCCCCATCATTGCGCTCCTCACACTAACTCTCCCCTTCTACATCATCTACAAGCCCCCTCATCTTCTGGTCTCTTATTTCGCACGCAAATACCCCGATATTCTCTGGCATGTGCCGAAATTGAAGCCCGGCGCGCAACCCATCGTCGCTCTCACAATCGATGACGCACCTTCAGATTATACGCCGGAGATCCTTCGGCTGCTCCGCGAGAACGATGCGAGGGCTACATTCTTCCTTATCGGTGACCATATCCCGGGGCGAGAGGGTCTTATGAGGGATGCTGTGAACGAGGGGCACGAACTTGCGAACCATGCGATGCACGACGAGCCGAGCAAGGATCTGAGTGATCAAGAACTGGCAGCGCAGATCCAGGCGGTACAGAGTCGGATTCAGCGGATCTATGCAATGGCTGGAAGACAGGCTGAGGCGCATGATGAGGTGAAACTGGATGATTCCGAGCAGGACTCACTTTTTGCTGGGGCCGGTACCCGATCGTCGTCCAAGCAATCCCGCGGCGTTGAGAATGCGGAAGGGCAGGGACTGAGTGAGGTTGGAGAGAGTATACCTGCTGGTGCGGGCGGACCGGGACGGTATTTCCGACCAGGCTCTGGGCTATTCACAGATCGAATGAGGGCGCTCGTACAGCGGCAGGGGTTCCGACTTGTGCTGGGGAGTGTGTATCCGCACGACCCGCAAATCAGTGTACCGTGGGTGAACGCTGCGCATGTCTTGAGTATGGTCAGACCGGGGAGTATTATCATTGTGCACGATCGGAGGCCCTGGACGGCGCCGATGCTGGCTACTGTTCTACCTGaactgaagaggaggggtTATAGGGTTGGGACTGTATCGgacttgctgaaggaggGGGCTTCCATGACTGCATAGTCTTCTGCacttttttttatcttttttttttcttttttttctattATTATCACTTCTTTTTTATTGTTAATGGTTGATATCCGGTGTTTCATATACTGTACAGGTCTATCTATGTACATAACCGGCGAGATATTGTACGATATTGAGGGATACAGGTGGAAAAGGCAACGCAATGCAATGCAGATAGACTAACAGGAATAGACAAGACATACACCACAACACCTTAACAATGATTGGCATGAATCGAAGAGCCGTAACGCTTTGGTAAATGACGCGCCAAAGCGAAGAGAAACTGAAagtgaagaaaagggaaCAAAATGAAAAGATAGACAGCAACATCACTCGTACCGTTTCCAATCCTCCAAATTTTTTCGTAGTTCTCCAGAGCATTCATACCCCCGACGTTGATTCTCCAACAACTCATCTTGGCGAGCCCGAAACCGCCTCTCAGCCTCGTACCTCGTTAACGCCATCCACTTAATAAAAGGAAGGTCATCCCGTCGCACAGCGTCAATAAACTTAGCCCGAATTCGCGGCGAATATAATTGACAGCTCGCCTCTCGGGTTCCAGACCCTGTATCGGTTGGAAGAAGGCGCATAATAGACGAGAACTCCCTGGCGATGGGGTACCTAGCCTTAGCAAGCGGCCATATAATATCATCGTAGCAGTCCTCGCAGACCGTGAACTCAGGAAGTTGCGGCATGTAGTGCCACGTATTGAATATGAGGCGGCTGCGGCGGCAGTCTCGCAGGACGACCTTGCGGCGGGCGTAGGAGAGGAATTCCTTCAGGTCAGGGGGTGCGTCATCCTGCTCCGCACGGTTGGACGCAAGGTCTAGGGCGTCGATGTACCGGATGAAGCGAGGGCTATCAGTGACGAAGTCGCAGACACGTTCTTGAGGGGTTGTGCTGCGCTGGAAGGTATCGCGGTGGGCGGGCATAAGGAGGCGGATGTTGCGGACGCAAGCGGAGCAGACGTTGAATTGCGGTAGGTAGAGACCTGTCTCTGGGTCTATGATGCGGTACCAATGTTGTTCATTGATTATGCGGCCAGTGCAGGACTTCGTGCCTTGCGTGTTTGACGGACGGGTGATTTCAAGAAGGAGGTCTAGGGTTtcatacttcttcttgagAGTCTGCACCCAGGCGAGACGGGTCCAGGGCTCGCTCATGGAGCAGCGGGCTGGTTCTTCGCGGGGTTTGGGGGGGCTTAGGACGAGGCGGTCACGGAACTTGGACTTGCGCATCTGCTTTATGCAGGATGGGCAAATATCGAGATGAGGCAGCCCTTCAATTGTGTGCCAGTCCTGGTATCCTGCAACTGGGATGGACCTGGGGCAGGGCGCGAGGGTAAGGCATGTGTTTGGTGACGACGAGCGGCTCGAATGGGCGGGGCCGTCTTCCCGGGATTGTATTCGAGTCAGAGCCGTTTCACGGTCGACCTTTACTAGGGCCTGAGAAGGTGGTTCTAGTGGGTTCTCGGCAAAGGCGACTGTCCGTCTGCGAGCTACCTTGGTAGATGCTGGTTGGTTTCGGTCCAAAGACTGAGATCTCATCGCCGACTTCAGAGGTGCTGTCTTAGTATGCTGTCTCGTTTCTACAGACGACTGCTCGAGAGCAGGAAACTCGGTGAGGCTGCTGGAAGACGACTCAGAACGCAGGTCTGAGGGCCAGGCGCCTGGCGGAGCCTTCCGTTCTGGGCTctgggaggttgaagagTTCGAGTTTATCGGCTGCTTAACGTTGAACTGAGCCAGAGAATTCTGAGGAACGTCGCGTTGCTCCCGACGAAGCTTTAGCTTTTCTTCCAGTCTCTCGGCAACGCTTGGTcccggagaagaaggcgtgTCGCTTTCGCGGTTTGAGCTGCGGCTCAAAGCCGGAGGAACATGACTAGAGCGAGCGGCAGCTGAGTCAGACACATACCCGGATGTGCTGGATTGCGGTTCAGCGGGCGATTGTCTTGTGGAGGTTGTTTGTTTCACACTTGCGGACTCTTTCAtggtggatgaaggaggGCTATGCTGTCTTTCGGCTGGAGGGTTGGGCAAAGGATGTAATGGAGCGCCTGAAGGGAAGCTTTGAAGAGCCATGGcggtcgtcgtcggcggcgtATCGGGTGGTGGTGTTATTGAAGTTGCAAAGGACTTGTATTGGACGTTTTCCGAGAGAGGCCGTTGGGTTTTCGGTGGCACCTCAGCCAGCGATCTAGGTGAAATCGTTTCCACTCGGACGCCACTATCTCGGACAACTATCTCTGCCTCATAGGCCACAGACGATGGGCGGGGTTTGCGCTGTTCGTCATCCGGAGGAGTCGGGACAGGGCGTGGCACCGTTGGCTGGGATTGGCGTGTCGTATCATGCAGCTGTTTGGGTGGAGGTGCAGGTCCTCGCACGCTAGTCTCTCgagctggcgctggctgATGAGGACCAAAATGCGGGGCTCTGTTCTGGCTTTCCTGAGGCACCGGGAGAGGCCGGGGGGAAATCGCTTGGGGCTCCTGTGCTACAAGTACCTTTGGCGGTAACGAGCCAGCTGGCACCTTAGAAACCCCAGCTGACTCCGCCCGAGGAGTCATAGTAGTTGATGCAGACCTGCGCTCATCGTTGTCTCGCCGTACAGAAGGAGTCCGTGATAGGACAGGCTGCGATTGCTGTGCTACGTTCGAGAGCCGCTTCGATGGAGAGCATGTCCTCACTCCAGACTGGACTGACTCTGGTTGAGCAAACCTAGTTGGCGAACTGGATTCATTATGTTGCTTCTGTGCGCGGCGAAGCGAAGTTGTGCGGGACGGAACAGACTGATTCCTCTCAGATGCATCCGGCAGTGATTTCGCTGGGGAGCTTGTTCTAATCCCACCATTGCGAACTGGCTCTGGCTGGGTGAATCTCGATGGCAAGTCAGTTCTGTGCGGTTCCGAGCCCCGGTGCAATGAGGAACTGTGGGATGGAGCCATTTGGCGCTTCTGGGCCACCTCTGGAATCTTTCTCGCTGGAAGTTTCTGTGCAGGCACCTCACATGTTACCTGGAAAGCTGGCTCCTGTTGGTGGGGAATAGGCTTCTGGCTGACACAGGTGGGACTCTTTTGAGGTTCAGAAACATGTACTGGCTTCAGACCTTGACTCGCGGGTACGTCCAGGGGCTTGGGTTGAATCCGCTGAGATGGCTTTCCTGGTTCCTGGGAACTGTTTCCTGCCGGCTGGCGGGACAGAGTCTGTTTTGGTCCTCTGGCGTCCTTGGTGGATTGGTCTGCATAAAAGCCTGACGAGCGAGATCCGGTGGAAGTTTTCTTCTCGACATTAGAAGAGTTCTTCAGAGCATTGGGTAGTTCAACATCCTCAATGAGAGGAGACTGGTTGACGGTGCCTCTGGCTTTAGCGCCCTCAAGCCCTGGCAATTCACCAATGTGGGATAATCCGTCCAATTCCCGGCTAAGGGAATCAATTTCATCCTCCACGAACGGAACAGGAGGCCATCGAGGCCGCTTGCGCCAGCGCAAGGGCAGTCCGGAGGAAATGGAATACATAAGGAAGCAGCGGAAACAAAGGCAACCAAAACAATGCAAAATGAGTCCAAGAATGGGTTCCGATTCCGATTTAGAGAAGCAGTTATCCGGTCGCGGCGATGTAGTCAGGTTCAGTCAAATCCCAGTCAGTGTTCATGGTAGTCTGTGTCGTGTTGATAGAGTCTGTTGTCGAAACGCCGTAGGCTAATAGTTGAGATGCGCTATACAAACAAATAGCAGCAAACGAaaagcgaaaaaaaaaaaaacaaaccGAAGCCGTCTAGTACTATTCGATTAATAAGGTAGTAATACAAGGTATCGCTGATATACAGATTGTCAAGAGCAAAAGAAAGCGAGCGAGCGAGGGGGCAATAGAGCAAGTATATATCGCTCCTGTCAGCGGAGCAGCCCTTGGGCAGCGCATCAATGTTTTGGCCCTATGAGCGTCTCAGCCCACAGATTGGGCGGCAGAGGCAACGAATCACTCCCAAAGGAGATGAAACACATCGAGTGTGGCTGGTTGTTCCGCAATACGGATGGTTGATATTTTTGGACGAGCTGATTCTTGAAACTGGTGGTAGAAGTTCTGTATACGCTCCACGCATGGCCTGCATACTGTGTGAGTATTGAGCAATTGCCCTAGGTTTTGAAGTTCGCAGCCCAATGGCTCAACAAGGGTGAAGAGAATAAAGATGAATGAAACTGGGCCCCTGCCATAACGTCAAGGGCGCCGATAGTGTCAGTCCAACTTCAGGGGTGCGCGACCACTCAGCCTTTGTTGACGCCATCTCGTGTCTACATTGGGCGCCATGTCTCCATGCGTTCGCTGCCCATTGGAATATGCGCACCAATCGAAGTCGCGCTGACGGTGAGTTGTCTGCTTGCCATGCAAGTAAATTGTCGATATTGACTCATCGAGGTGATGATCAGACAGGTAAACAGGCAGCCAAGTAAGGATTTCCTGAGAAGATGCAGTGATGGAGAACCGAAGATGAAGTTGTTTTGGGCACCGTTGCGGCGGGTCGACACTCGGCGGGTTGCGGGTCATGTGCCTTTTTACCCTTTCTAGTGTTTTGTGTATTCTTTGCGATCCGCTGACTCATTTATGCAGTGCTTTTGTAAGCTATGCGGAATACCATTCTTGGCAGCGGAATTGCCAGCGAGACATCGGAACTCTTCCGAAGTCGGCATCCGATCAATGCCAAAAGCTTAGGTATGCTCTAGTCCCTGGATAGTTACTGCATGACATGGGAGAATAGACAGGGGTAAAAGCTCTAAAGTTTTTCTTTCTGTTCACAGAAGCAACAGTATAACCAAATACATCTGGACACAATAGACCGTTCCCATCTTGAATAGAAGCTATTCAAACAATGAATCTACTCTCCGATTACAACTTGGAATTGATGCTCATGGAGAATGTAGACGAGATGTTGAGACCTTGCCGCACGATGTCACGAAAGTAACTATATAAAGATATAATCATGAGTTCGGATTGTCATATACTTCGAGGAATTCCCGCTTTCGAACTCCGAAAACATCAGATCCGAAGTTGTCCGTTCGGAGATAGCTAGAATCCAAAAACTTGTTGGAGGAATAGCGGGTAAGCATGGGAGGCCTGGTGTAGCAGCGTTTCCCCGACATGGAGGATTCCGCAGAAGCTTCTCGCGTATTATAAATACAAAATCGAGAACATAAAAGACCAGCTCGCGAGCCGATTCAGGGACCTGACTTGATTCCTCAGATGTACTCTCGTGGTCTTCCCCGCATCGCTTCGGCGTCCCGTTTCTCTACCCCTCAAGTCTCGTATCGCGCAATTACGCGATTGTCCCTCATCCAGTCTCAATTTCTCCCCCGATCATCTTTAGTCGCACATCGCTCGTCTCTCCGTACCCACGTCACCATGCCTCCCCTCTCAACCATGAAAGCCATCGTCACTGAGAAAACCGGCGGCCCTGAGGTCCTTGAAGTCCGAACCCACCACCCGGTCCCCACCGCATCAGAAGGCCAGCTGCTCGTGAAGAACCAGATTATTGGAATCAATTATATCGACACCTACTTCCGCACTGGCCTCTACCCATCCTCCAAGCCTGAAATCCTAGGCCGGGAGGCCGTCGGCGAAGTCGTGGCCGTCGGTCCCGGTGCCAATCCTTACAACTTCCAGATTGGCGATCGCGTGGCTTGGCTATCCACCGGCTCGTACGCAGAGTACACTGCTGTCCCGCAGGCGTTCGCAGTCAAGGTTCCTGAGGGGATATCGAATGAGGATGTCATGGGTTCCTTTTTGAGCGGGCTGACAGTGTTGACGCTCGCGAAGGAGACGTATCCCGTCCAGAGAGGGGATTGGGTGCTGCttcatgctgctgcaggtgGTGCT
Protein-coding sequences here:
- a CDS encoding chitin deacetylase CDA4 (transcript_id=CADANIAT00002577); the encoded protein is MFCYRSYRHSRRKRQRLLTLALPIIALLTLTLPFYIIYKPPHLLVSYFARKYPDILWHVPKLKPGAQPIVALTIDDAPSDYTPEILRLLRENDARATFFLIGDHIPGREGLMRDAVNEGHELANHAMHDEPSKDLSDQELAAQIQAVQSRIQRIYAMAGRQAEAHDEVKLDDSEQDSLFAGAGTRSSSKQSRGVENAEGQGLSEVGESIPAGAGGPGRYFRPGSGLFTDRMRALVQRQGFRLVLGSVYPHDPQISVPWVNAAHVLSMVRPGSIIIVHDRRPWTAPMLATVLPELKRRGYRVGTVSDLLKEGASMTA
- a CDS encoding uncharacterized protein (transcript_id=CADANIAT00002578); this translates as MYSISSGLPLRWRKRPRWPPVPFVEDEIDSLSRELDGLSHIGELPGLEGAKARGTVNQSPLIEDVELPNALKNSSNVEKKTSTGSRSSGFYADQSTKDARGPKQTLSRQPAGNSSQEPGKPSQRIQPKPLDVPASQGLKPVHVSEPQKSPTCVSQKPIPHQQEPAFQVTCEVPAQKLPARKIPEVAQKRQMAPSHSSSLHRGSEPHRTDLPSRFTQPEPVRNGGIRTSSPAKSLPDASERNQSVPSRTTSLRRAQKQHNESSSPTRFAQPESVQSGVRTCSPSKRLSNVAQQSQPVLSRTPSVRRDNDERRSASTTMTPRAESAGVSKVPAGSLPPKVLVAQEPQAISPRPLPVPQESQNRAPHFGPHQPAPARETSVRGPAPPPKQLHDTTRQSQPTVPRPVPTPPDDEQRKPRPSSVAYEAEIVVRDSGVRVETISPRSLAEVPPKTQRPLSENVQYKSFATSITPPPDTPPTTTAMALQSFPSGAPLHPLPNPPAERQHSPPSSTMKESASVKQTTSTRQSPAEPQSSTSGYVSDSAAARSSHVPPALSRSSNRESDTPSSPGPSVAERLEEKLKLRREQRDVPQNSLAQFNVKQPINSNSSTSQSPERKAPPGAWPSDLRSESSSSSLTEFPALEQSSVETRQHTKTAPLKSAMRSQSLDRNQPASTKVARRRTVAFAENPLEPPSQALVKVDRETALTRIQSREDGPAHSSRSSSPNTCLTLAPCPRSIPVAGYQDWHTIEGLPHLDICPSCIKQMRKSKFRDRLVLSPPKPREEPARCSMSEPWTRLAWVQTLKKKYETLDLLLEITRPSNTQGTKSCTGRIINEQHWYRIIDPETGLYLPQFNVCSACVRNIRLLMPAHRDTFQRSTTPQERVCDFVTDSPRFIRYIDALDLASNRAEQDDAPPDLKEFLSYARRKVVLRDCRRSRLIFNTWHYMPQLPEFTVCEDCYDDIIWPLAKARVWNPRGELSIIFAANSG
- a CDS encoding uncharacterized protein (transcript_id=CADANIAT00002579) — protein: MFWPYERLSPQIGRQRQRITPKGDETHRVWLVVPQYGWLIFLDELILETGGRSSVYAPRMACILFRSPMAQQG